Part of the Aggregatilinea lenta genome, CGAACGGAGATGCTCGGCGGAACGCTGTTGGTGCGCTCTCAGCCCGGCACTGAAACCGTCATCACCGCACGAATTCCGATCTGTCAGCAGGTGGAGCAGGACGATGGCAGCTGATTCGCGCATTCGAGTGCTTCTGGTAGACGATCACCAGATGGTACGCCAGGGACTGATCTTTTTCCTATCTACGCAGCCCGGCATCGAGGTCGTCGGCCAGGCCGCATCGGGTGAAGAAGCGCTGGCGCTGGTCCAGGCGCTGTCCCCGGATGTCGTGCTGATGGATATTGTACTGCCAGGGCTTGACGGCATCGAAGCGCTGCACCAAATTGGTAAGACCCACCCCAGCACGGATGTGATCGTGCTGAGCAGCTTCATCGATGACACGAAGCTCAAGCAGGCGATCCAGGCCGGTGCGGCAGGATATTTGATGAAGGACGTCGATCCCGAAGAACTCGCACAGGCCATCCATGCCACCCGGCGCGGCGAGATCTACCTGCATCCCAAAGCGGCGCGGCGGCTGGCCGAGATGCTGCGCCCCGGCCCGGACGAGCAGCAGGAGCCGCCCCCGGCTGTGCTCACCGAGCGCGAGCTTCAGGTGCTGGAGCTGGTCACGCGCGGCCTGAGCAACCAGGAAATCGCGGCGGAATTAAGCATCACGCTCAAAACGGTGAAGGCCCACGTCAGCAGTATCCTGCAAAAGTTGGGGCTGGAAAACCGTGTCCAGGCAACCCTCTACGCGCTGCGCCACCAAATCGTTGAACTTGATTGAATGTTCCAGATCTGACTCGCCACCCGCCATTCCAACGCGATCAACGCCGTTGTCTCAAACGTGAATGTCGCGTCACTGAGTGTGCATGATGTATTGTCCGGCGTGAAGCTGATAGTTACATCGTCAGTTGGCTGCGAGGTGAGCACGACATCGAATGTGCCGATGGCACCTTCCGTCAGGTTCAACGTGGTCGGCGCGATCGTGATCCCAGCAGTATCGTTATCGGTGATATTCACGGTGACGTCGGCGGGATCGATGGCGTTATAGGCTGCATCTGTGCCGGGCGCAATTGTGATTTGGATGGTGCAGACGCTGTTTGATTCGTCGAGACAATTATCGGTGGTCGTCACCGTTATCTGGTTGTGAGTAGCCCAGCCAGCGGGCGCGATTGTGAGCGTCGAAGCGCTGACGGAGCACGCAGCGCTGTTAGGCGTTATGTTGAACAGGACATTACCGGTTGGCTGCGAGGTCAGCCTAATGTCGAATGTACCCGTGATCCCTTCCGTCAGGGTCAGCGTGGCCGGTGTCACTGTTACGCCTGCCGTATCGTTATCCCGCACGGTACGGGTAATCGTGGTGATCGAAGGCACGATTCCGCTGTAGTCGCTGCCCGTGCTCGTTGCCGCGCCCAGCGTGATCGTGCACGTGCGATTCGGCGTGTCGATGCTGTCATCGACTCCGGTGATTGCGACAGTGGTCGCCCCCAGCTTGCCGGTGTAAAGGTTACTGATGCCGGAACGGTGCATACTGTGGGTGTGGTGGAGGTCAGCGGAACCGTTACATTCGCCGTGGGGGCGCCGTTCAAGGCCACCGCAAAGGACGTGGAGGCATTTTCCACAAAATTGGCTGTCGTGTTATTCACCGCGATCTGGGACGGTGCAAACGCGGCCTGAACGATCCTGTCCGCAGTCATCGAAACGCAATAGGCGCGCCAACTCATGCCAGCATTAGCGCGCAACTCGACCTCGTCCAGCCCTCCAACATCGCTGCGTTTCGAAACTCCGTCGTGCAACAGAGTCAGCCCTTCAGCCCGCCCGCCGTCAGGCCACGAATGAACTGGCGCTGGGCAACGAGGAACACCAGAATCATCGGCAGCGCGGCGATGACCAGCCCGGCCATTACGACCGTGAACTCCGAGCGCAGTGTGCTCATGAACGACATGATGCCGATGGGCAGCGTGCGCAGGTCGTCCGACTCGATGAACGTCAGGGCAAACATGAATTCGTTCCAGGCAGTCATGGCTTGCAGGACCATCGCGGAGGCGATCATGGGGCGACTCAACGGGATCACGATATGCCAGAACACGCGCACCGGCCCCGCCCCATCGATCAGACCCGCCTCCTCGATTTCCCGCGGCAACCCCAGCAGGTACGAGCGCAGCAGAAAAGTGTTGAACGGGATGCCAAACGCGACGTAGGGCAGAATCATAGCGAGGTAGGTGTTGTAAATGCCGAGCTTCACCAGCGTGCGAAACAGCGGGATCAGCGCGACCTGAGGCGCAAGCATCAGCCCGCCGAGGATAAACAGGAACCAGAACGTGCGGCCAGGAAAATCGAAGCGTGCCAGCGCGTACGCGGCCATCGTGCTGAGTGCCACGGTGACTACTGTCGTCACGCTCGTGACCAGGACACTATTGAGGATGTAGCGCGCGATACCGTAGTCCCAGGCGCGCTGATAGTTGTCCCACAGGGGCTCTTTGGGAAGCGCCCACGTGCTTTCGAACAGGTCAATATCCGTCTTAAGCGAGTTGGTGATGATCCAGACCATCGGGTAGAGCGCGATGACGGCTAGCACCAGGAACAGCACGTAGACGAGCAGCTTGCTGACCAGCCGGCCCACGTTCACGTGAAATGTCCTGGAAGGAGTAGTGCTGGACTGCGTGCGAAGGGTGTCCATCTACTCTGTCTCCCTGCTCATAGTGCCGTTGAAACGGATCTGGGCGAACGACAGCGCAAACGTGATGAGGAACATCACCCCGGCCAGCGCCGAGGCGTAGCCCATTTCGTCGTTGCGAAACCCGACACGGTACAGGTAGTTGCCGAGCACCTCGCTCGCGTGATTCGGACCGCCCGCCGTCATCACCCACACGATGTCAAACACCTTGAACGCGCCGATGACGGTAATTGTCGTCATGACCAGGAAAGTTTCGCGCACGCCCGGTACTGTGATATGCCAGAACTGCTGAAGGCCGTTCGCCCCGTCGATACGGGCCGCCTCGTACAGCTCGTGCGGGATAGCCTGGATCGCCACGATAAACAGGATCATCACGTAGCCGGTCCACTGCCACTGTGAGACACCGATCACGGAGAAGATCGCCGTGCCTTCTTCGCCCAGCCAGGTGTGTTTCACCGCTGCGAGCCCGATTTCGTCCAACACCTGGTTCACGAGACCGGTCGAGGGATTGAGCATCAACATCCACGTGATGCCGATGATGGTGACCGCCAGCACCGAGGGCAGGAACAGGACTGTACGGAAAAAACTACTCGAGAAACGCGAAAGTAAAGTTGATTCGAGCAGCGCGGCGAGGCCCAGGCTGAAACAGACCTGCACGGCGACGGAAATCACGGCGTACCAAATGTTATTCTTGATGCTGGTATAAAAGATCGGATCGTCAAAGACGCGCCGGTAATTATCGAGGCCGACATAGCGCCAGTTTTCCTGGCCGGAGAAGGTGTTCCAATTGTAGAGGCTTGAACGAAAATTCTCGACGATGGGATGGTAGACGAACACGATCATGATGATCAGCGTCGGGAGCAGGAACAAATACGGCGTAACGTACTTTCTCCACCTGGACAGACCCAAACTTGCCATACTCCTTGCTCCTCATCAGGTCATACAAAGGGCGCGAGGGGATGGCCACGCGGACCATCCCCAACCCGATCGAACGAGGGCCAAAAGTTTTATTCCGTGGCGGCTTCGGCCTGGACCTGAACCGCAATATCGTGGACTTTCTGCATCACGCTTTCCGGGCTTTCGGAGCCGCTGAGCACGGCCTGCATGCCGGGCAGATAGACCTCAACGATCTTGATGTCGATGTCGGTGTCCAGCCACAGGGCCATACCGCTCGCTTCATTGAGCCGCTGAAGGGCATCGACTACCAGCGGTAGCGCCGTTTCCTCAGTGGCCGCGCCGACCACTGCGCTCGGGATGCCGAGCTGACGCACATATTCCTCACCGCGCTCAGGCGACAACATGAAGTGTAGGAAGGCGATGGCCTCTTCGGGGTGCTCGCTCTCGGCGGACACCATGAACCCGTCCGGCGCACCGGTCATCAGGTTCTGGTCGCCTGCGCCGCCCGTGCCGCTGGGGAACACGAAGTAGCCGAACGCATCCGCGCCCATGTCGTCCGCGATCATTTGGAACTCTTCCAGCTCGACGAACATCATACCGGCGCGCCCCGCGACGAAGCTGGCGCGGGCCAGACTGTGCTGGAGCGCGTTCGCGCCGTCGTTGAAGTAACCTTCATCGTTGAGCAGCTTAAAGCGGGCCAAAGCCTCGACGTAACCGGGATCGGTGAACAGCGTGTCAGGATCGGCCTCGAGCAGATAGTCGGCAGAACGCACTTCGGGGGCAACCAGTTTGGCGTTGAAGTCGCCAATGTAGTGCGACGATGCCCAGGGGAACTCGTTACCGAAGGCGATCGGGATGATGCTCGCGTCCTTCAGTGCCTGGCAAGCGGCGAGAAATTCGTCCCAGGTGGTAGGTTCGGCCAAGCCGAGGTCTTCGAACATCTGCTTGTTGTAGACCATGAACTTGGCGTTGATGCGCATCGGCAGGCCGTAGAGGTGACCATCCAGCTTATACGGCTCGAGGGCGCTGGCGACGATCTGGTCTTCCCAGTCGGTCCCATAGAAGTAGTCGTCGAGCGGCAAGGCACGCCCGGAGCGAGCGAACTTCCAGGAGAATTCACCGGCCCACGAGAAGAAGACATCCGGCACTTCGCCGCTGGCCATGACGACGCGGATCTTGTCTTTGTAGGGTTCGTCGGCGACGGCTTCCATCTCGACGTTAATGTTCGGATATTCGGCCTCGAACTGGTCAATCACCCACTCGTAGTAGGCGATATGCTCAGGCTCGGGCCATTTGTGGAAAAAGCGGATGGTGACAGGCTCATCCTGTGCAGCGGTAATGCCTACTCCACCGACCAACAGGCTGACGAGCACCAGCACAATGAGCAGCTTGCCAAAACGGCGCCTATGCATCTTTTTTGCCTCCATATAGTCTATTTTTTGTTGCGTGAATCACTAAATGACGTTGACTGATTGCGCCACGTTACGTGCATGCAGTCTGGCGATAGGGCTCTCCTTTCGATCGGCGTACCTCACTGCGGAATTGGCATTCCATGTCCAAAAGCGCCGTAGTAGCGGCATGTCTCAGCCGCCGATTCTGCCGCTTTGCTCATTGCCTCCCGAATCGCCACACCGCCGAGATACTCGACCAGAAAACGGGCCGCGAATGAATCGCCTGCACCCAGGGTATCCACGACCTCGGTGTCCACGATGCCCTGGCGGTAAAACCGCTCGCCATCGAAGACGGTCGCGCCGTCCTTCCCCTGAGTTACCAGCACCAAACGTGGACCCTGGGCGGAAATCCACCGCATTAAATCTTCGACCGCCTCATACTCGCGATCGGGGTAAGAGAGAAGCGCGATGTTTACCCACGGCAAGCATTCCGCCAGATAGTCGCGCTTCCAATCCGAAGAAAAATCGAATGCCAGTACAGGTGTCGTTTGGCTGAGTTCGGGAAGCTGGCGTTCGATATGGCTGTAGATGCTGGTATGCATCAGGTCATGCTGGCCAATGTACTCCAGGTCGTCGGGCGTCAGGTCAATCTGTGTGGTGACGCCATGCGTTGCCGGTCCAAAGACGCGGTCGCCATCGACAACCGTCACCTCACCGCGCGCGTTCGGGCCATCCATCACCCGGCAGTGCGAGATATCGATCCCCTCGTCTTCGAGCGCGCGCAGCAGCAGATGTCCATAGACATCGTTGCCGAACCAGCCAAGGTAGCTGGTGGGATGCCCGTAGCGGTGCGCGAGCACCGCCACATTCACCGCATTACCGCCCGGGAACATCATGCCCAGATGCAGGTATTGATCGACAGTGTTGTCGCCGACCCCGATCACACGGACCACGCTAGTACTCCGTCTTCCACATGTAGCGGCGGGTAGTGAGGGGGTGGTTGTGCCACACTGCCAGATGCGCCGGAATGCGACTGACCGCTGATTCCAGCACCATTGGCGCGAGGACGGGCCGCACTGCCGGGTCGATACCCTTCATCTCCAGATCCTTCGAGTCGTAGATCATCAGCCGTTCGGTGTACTTCTTGCAGAAACGCACCACGCGTTCGGCTTCGGGGCGGCTGGGATCTTCGCCCAGCAACAGCAGCATGGGTGTCGTCTCGTCCACCACCTCGAATGGTCCATGGAAGAATTCGGCGGCGACGACCGGGTGCACGTGCATCCACTGCATTTCCATCAGGACACACACACCCAGCACGTAGGCCGTGCTGAACATCGGTCCCGAGGCCAAGACGTACATAATGCGGTCCTCGTGGTAAATACGTGCTTCTTCCGTCGCCCGGGCGTCGTTGGCGATGGCGGTATCCGCCAGAACATTGGGGAGCACTCCTAGCGACGACATAATCTGCTCGTGCAGGGTCCAGCCCGGCTCGATTTCCTTCAGGAAGGCGCTGACGAAAGCCTGGGTCAGCATGAACGCGCCGTAGTACCCCGCCTGCGTCTCACCATAGAGCAGTGAATGGGTCACACTTACGGCCAGCGGAGAATCGCCCTTCTGGGTCACGCCGACGGTCGTGCACGGCTTGTCGCTGAGGAAGTGCGCCGCTTCGACCGTTTCCGGCGTCGTGCCGGAATGGGAGCCGAGGATGACCAGCGTCTTGTCGTCAATAGCCGCCGGGTTTTGGTGCACAAACTCGGCGGGGAAGTAACGCCGAACCTCAAGCGTGGTGGCGATGCGCTGTGCCCAGTATTCCTGAATCGACATGCTGCGATTTGGCGCGCCACACCCAACGAAATACAGGCGAGTGAAGCCTTTCTTGCCCAGCTCACCACCCAACGCAGCAGCAGCCTGGAGGCTGCTACTGGCCTGCGCCAGGGAGCCAATAAACCCGTCACGATCGAAGTCTACAGCCATCGGAATTCTCTCCTATGTCACAGATATGAAGCGCACGGCATGCACAATCCAAACCGCACAGCTTGGAAACAACCTGAGCGTTATGGTGTATGGTACAACTTCTGGTATCTGGTATAGACCAACTAAAACAAAAAAAACAGGCTATAGCTCCAGGTCGCGATAAGTCCGAAAAGCCACGCGATCCGGATGGTTGACCGATTTCAGGTACTCGACGCTGCGGCCGTTGGTGTCGTACACCACCGAGCGCATGAACAGCACCGGATCGCCAGTATGCAATTCGAGTAGGTCGGCTTCTTCCTGCAAGCAACGAGAGATCTTCACGGTACCGTCGCTCGTGATCAAATTGATTCCGTACCGGTCACGCAGCAGGTTGTAGAATGACACATTTAGTTCCAGATCCTCGCGTGACAGATCCGATACGTAAGCCCTGGGAATGTAGCTGGTCTCGATGCAGAACGGCACATCGTTTACCAGTCGCAGCCGCCGGATCAGGACCACCGGCTCACCGACTCGAAGTCCGAGGTAGGTCGCCACCTTGCGCGGCGCACGCACCACGTCATATTCCAGCAGCCGCCCACCCGCTTCAGCGCCGGACTGCGCCAACAACTGCGTCAGGCTGAGCGGGTGCTCGGTGCCAACATGACGCACGACGTGCGGCTCACGAACGTACGTCCCGCTGGTTGAACGGCGCTCGAGCAGTCCCAGATCGATCAGATTCTCAATCGCTCGCCGCACAGTCATGCGGCTGACGCCCAGCATTTCCGACAGCTCACGCTCAGACGGAATCTGGTCACCGGGTCCATACTCGACATCCTCGATCATCTCCTGCAGCGTTTCCTGAACCTGCAAATACAACGGCGCGTGATGGCTGGAGAGGAAGTCGGAGAGCTGTGTATTGGTTGCTGTCATGGTTATTTTTGGTTGTTGGTCTAGACCAACATCTACTCCTACACTTTATGAGATTACGGGTTCTTTGTCAAGCCTATCCAACCTGATTTCCCCTCGATTGTAAAGCAGAAGGCCCCGG contains:
- a CDS encoding response regulator, coding for MAADSRIRVLLVDDHQMVRQGLIFFLSTQPGIEVVGQAASGEEALALVQALSPDVVLMDIVLPGLDGIEALHQIGKTHPSTDVIVLSSFIDDTKLKQAIQAGAAGYLMKDVDPEELAQAIHATRRGEIYLHPKAARRLAEMLRPGPDEQQEPPPAVLTERELQVLELVTRGLSNQEIAAELSITLKTVKAHVSSILQKLGLENRVQATLYALRHQIVELD
- a CDS encoding GntR family transcriptional regulator, producing the protein MTATNTQLSDFLSSHHAPLYLQVQETLQEMIEDVEYGPGDQIPSERELSEMLGVSRMTVRRAIENLIDLGLLERRSTSGTYVREPHVVRHVGTEHPLSLTQLLAQSGAEAGGRLLEYDVVRAPRKVATYLGLRVGEPVVLIRRLRLVNDVPFCIETSYIPRAYVSDLSREDLELNVSFYNLLRDRYGINLITSDGTVKISRCLQEEADLLELHTGDPVLFMRSVVYDTNGRSVEYLKSVNHPDRVAFRTYRDLEL
- a CDS encoding carbohydrate ABC transporter permease; protein product: MDTLRTQSSTTPSRTFHVNVGRLVSKLLVYVLFLVLAVIALYPMVWIITNSLKTDIDLFESTWALPKEPLWDNYQRAWDYGIARYILNSVLVTSVTTVVTVALSTMAAYALARFDFPGRTFWFLFILGGLMLAPQVALIPLFRTLVKLGIYNTYLAMILPYVAFGIPFNTFLLRSYLLGLPREIEEAGLIDGAGPVRVFWHIVIPLSRPMIASAMVLQAMTAWNEFMFALTFIESDDLRTLPIGIMSFMSTLRSEFTVVMAGLVIAALPMILVFLVAQRQFIRGLTAGGLKG
- a CDS encoding carbohydrate ABC transporter permease, which gives rise to MASLGLSRWRKYVTPYLFLLPTLIIMIVFVYHPIVENFRSSLYNWNTFSGQENWRYVGLDNYRRVFDDPIFYTSIKNNIWYAVISVAVQVCFSLGLAALLESTLLSRFSSSFFRTVLFLPSVLAVTIIGITWMLMLNPSTGLVNQVLDEIGLAAVKHTWLGEEGTAIFSVIGVSQWQWTGYVMILFIVAIQAIPHELYEAARIDGANGLQQFWHITVPGVRETFLVMTTITVIGAFKVFDIVWVMTAGGPNHASEVLGNYLYRVGFRNDEMGYASALAGVMFLITFALSFAQIRFNGTMSRETE
- a CDS encoding ABC transporter substrate-binding protein → MHRRRFGKLLIVLVLVSLLVGGVGITAAQDEPVTIRFFHKWPEPEHIAYYEWVIDQFEAEYPNINVEMEAVADEPYKDKIRVVMASGEVPDVFFSWAGEFSWKFARSGRALPLDDYFYGTDWEDQIVASALEPYKLDGHLYGLPMRINAKFMVYNKQMFEDLGLAEPTTWDEFLAACQALKDASIIPIAFGNEFPWASSHYIGDFNAKLVAPEVRSADYLLEADPDTLFTDPGYVEALARFKLLNDEGYFNDGANALQHSLARASFVAGRAGMMFVELEEFQMIADDMGADAFGYFVFPSGTGGAGDQNLMTGAPDGFMVSAESEHPEEAIAFLHFMLSPERGEEYVRQLGIPSAVVGAATEETALPLVVDALQRLNEASGMALWLDTDIDIKIVEVYLPGMQAVLSGSESPESVMQKVHDIAVQVQAEAATE
- the frlD gene encoding fructoselysine 6-kinase — translated: MVRVIGVGDNTVDQYLHLGMMFPGGNAVNVAVLAHRYGHPTSYLGWFGNDVYGHLLLRALEDEGIDISHCRVMDGPNARGEVTVVDGDRVFGPATHGVTTQIDLTPDDLEYIGQHDLMHTSIYSHIERQLPELSQTTPVLAFDFSSDWKRDYLAECLPWVNIALLSYPDREYEAVEDLMRWISAQGPRLVLVTQGKDGATVFDGERFYRQGIVDTEVVDTLGAGDSFAARFLVEYLGGVAIREAMSKAAESAAETCRYYGAFGHGMPIPQ
- a CDS encoding SIS domain-containing protein; amino-acid sequence: MAVDFDRDGFIGSLAQASSSLQAAAALGGELGKKGFTRLYFVGCGAPNRSMSIQEYWAQRIATTLEVRRYFPAEFVHQNPAAIDDKTLVILGSHSGTTPETVEAAHFLSDKPCTTVGVTQKGDSPLAVSVTHSLLYGETQAGYYGAFMLTQAFVSAFLKEIEPGWTLHEQIMSSLGVLPNVLADTAIANDARATEEARIYHEDRIMYVLASGPMFSTAYVLGVCVLMEMQWMHVHPVVAAEFFHGPFEVVDETTPMLLLLGEDPSRPEAERVVRFCKKYTERLMIYDSKDLEMKGIDPAVRPVLAPMVLESAVSRIPAHLAVWHNHPLTTRRYMWKTEY